In a genomic window of Akkermansia massiliensis:
- a CDS encoding excisionase family DNA-binding protein, with the protein MDANITRWVKGGTCGVTEAARILGYSQDTVRRMIEDGELIGWRARRGGRKFLMYRAQVKDVASRAQAQAVQYARDMQQLTLPL; encoded by the coding sequence ATGGACGCAAATATCACTCGCTGGGTGAAGGGGGGAACTTGTGGAGTGACGGAGGCCGCCCGAATCCTTGGTTACAGCCAGGACACCGTGCGCCGGATGATTGAGGACGGCGAATTGATCGGTTGGCGTGCCAGGCGCGGAGGCCGTAAATTTTTGATGTACAGGGCGCAAGTAAAAGATGTCGCATCCAGGGCACAGGCTCAGGCGGTGCAGTATGCGCGGGACATGCAGCAACTGACGCTGCCCCTTTAA